The window CATATTTGGCGAGTTAAAATAGGTCTGGTAATTGGCCAAAGTGAAATTGCCGTGAATATCAAAGAAAGACTTGAAGATAATCAAGGCAACGGGTGCGAGTACAAAGAGAAAGACCCATAGGGCATAAGGAATTGCAAAGAGCCTAGAGGTTTTCTTCATTACGTTCCTCCTCGATGGCGTTAATCAAACCATCTTCCACTTCTTCCACTTCCACATACTCTTCGATACGGGCATCAAATTCCTCTTCCGTTTCATTGAGGCGCATGATATGGATGTCTTCTGGCTCAAAGTCCAGACCGATGACCTCTCCCACAATAGCCTTACGGGTTGAGTGAATCATCCATTCATTGCCCAAATCATCGTAGGCAATGATTTCATAGTGAACCCCACGGAAGAGCTGGGTATCTACTTTTACTTGCAATTTGCCCTCTTCAGGAAGTGTAATCTGCAAGTCTTCTGGACGGATAACGATTTGAACTTCTTCATTTGGTCGCATACCGCCATCCACAGCTTCGAAGCGTTTGCCGTTAAATTCAACTAGGTAGTCCTTAATCATGCGACCAGACAGGATATTGGACTCGCCGATGAAGGTGGCAACAAAATGATTGATTGGCTCATCATAAATATCCACTGGTGTCCCTGACTGTACAATCTCACCTTCATTCATGACAAAAATCCAATCACTCATGGCCAGTGCTTCTTCTTGGTCATGGGTAACAAAGACAAAGGTAATCCCTAGGCGTTGTTGCAATTCACGCAGTTCATACTGCATTTCTGTCCGCAGTTTCAAGTCTAGGGCTGATAAAGGCTCGTCTAGTAAGACAACGCGGGGCTGATTGATGATGGCGCGAGCAATAGCGACACGTTGCCGTTGACCACCTGACAATTTCTGAATGGAGCGTTTCTCGTAACCAGAAAGTCGGACCATTTGAAGAGCCTCTGTCACACGGCGTTCGATTTCAGCCTTGTCAACCTTACGCAATTTAAGAGGAAAAGCCACATTCTCAAAGACAGTCAT is drawn from Streptococcus sp. 29892 and contains these coding sequences:
- a CDS encoding ABC transporter ATP-binding protein; this translates as MKKPIIEFKHVSKVFEDSGTTVLKDISFELEEGKFYTLLGASGSGKSTILNIIAGLLDASSGDIYLDGQRINDVPTNKRDVHTVFQSYALFPHMTVFENVAFPLKLRKVDKAEIERRVTEALQMVRLSGYEKRSIQKLSGGQRQRVAIARAIINQPRVVLLDEPLSALDLKLRTEMQYELRELQQRLGITFVFVTHDQEEALAMSDWIFVMNEGEIVQSGTPVDIYDEPINHFVATFIGESNILSGRMIKDYLVEFNGKRFEAVDGGMRPNEEVQIVIRPEDLQITLPEEGKLQVKVDTQLFRGVHYEIIAYDDLGNEWMIHSTRKAIVGEVIGLDFEPEDIHIMRLNETEEEFDARIEEYVEVEEVEDGLINAIEEERNEENL